Genomic DNA from Carnobacteriaceae bacterium zg-C25:
CAAAATCGTTGTTAAACCGCATTTACTTTAAACAATGGTTTTCACGAAAAAATAAAGATGAAGAATAATGTGATGTCGTTTTGACATCACCATACGCAACCATGGTGGAATGGCAGACACGCTGTCTTGAGGGGGCAGTGGGGAGACCCGTGCGAGTTCGAGTCTCGCTGGTTGCATTATTGCAGCCGTTCGAACGAAGTGAGTTACGGATGTAATATGGGACGGAGAATCACGGAGTGATTTGAGTACCAATCCTTGCATCTCGAAGAGATGAAGCCGTTCGAACGAAGTGAGTTACGGATGCAGTATGGGACGGAGAAGTACGCAGTACTTCGAGTACCAGTCCTTACATCTTCAAAGAAGATGAAGCCGAACGAATACAGTGAGTTACGGATGCAAAGGGATAGAAAATCCCATAGTGATTTGAGTACCAGTCCTTACATCTTCAAAGAAGATGAAGCTGAACGAACGTATTTTACAAATTTAAAAATCAATCCAAAAAACCGTCTGTAAGGATGGTTTTTTCTGTTGCAAATCATTTTTATTTTTCAACACTTTTATAGACAGAACGCAATATTTATTTTAAAATATAAGCAAATGTTTCTTTTTGAAACATATGTTTGAAGAAAGGGGTAAGCTATGAACGATAATGAGCAACTTGTTTTTGAGTTGATTAAAAATAATCCGTTTATTTCACAACAAGAAATAGCTGATGTTGTTGGGTTATCACGTCCTGCAATTGCCAATATGATTTCATCGTTAGTGAAAAAAGGATTTATTTTAGGTAAAGCCTACATTGTCAACCGTACTGAAACGGTTGTGTGTATCGGTGCAGCCAATGTTGATAAAAAAATTAAAACGACACATCGTCTACAGCCGTACACGTCTAATCCTGTAACATCAATGACATCAATCGGTGGTGTTTGTCGAAATGTAGCGGAAAACTTAGGTCGATTAGGTCAAGAGGTTGTTTTAATTTCTGTTGCTGGAAACGATTCAGAATGGGCGTACATTAAAGAATTGTCCAGTCCGTTTATGGATACTGAAGCAGTTGTGACAATTGAAGGGCAGTCTACAGGCACGTACACCGCGTTACTAGATAATGACGGCGAAATGTATTTGGGTCTTGCAGATATGTCTGTTTATGACGCACTAACACCTGACGTATTAAGTAAGCAATCACAATATTTACAACAAGCCAAGTGCATTGTGATGGATTTAAATTGTCCGAAAGAATCAATTGAATACATTTGTTCGTTTGCGAAAAAACATGAGATACCACTTATTTTAATTACGGTTTCTGAACCAAAAATGGAACGAATGCCAGATGATTTAAGCGCCGTAAAATGTTTAATTACCAACGTTGGTGAAACCTGTGCGTTTTTCAAAACGACGTTAGAAACCGATGAAGATTATGAACGTATCGTGCGACAATGGCAATCATTAGGTGTTGAAACGGTGGTCTTAACACAAGGGGCAAAGCGTATTATTGCAGCGAATAAAGCGATTCATTGGTACGATGTTAAAGCACTAGACGGCAATCAAATTGCAGATGTTACGGGAGCAGGTGATTCGTTTACAGCGGCGTTTATTGACTCCTATTTAAATGAATCACATACAATGGACGATCATGTGTTAGCGGGAATGACGAACGCGTATCATACCATTCAAGTGTATCAAACGGTAAGACAAAATTTAACAAAAGACAAATTATTAGAAGAAATCAAGGAGTATCGTAATGAATAAATATATTGTATTATCACAAGAAGTTCAAGAAGGTATGGCTAAAGGATTGCCAGTAGTTGCGTTAGAATCAACGATTATTTCACATGGTATGCCGTATCCCAAAAATGTTGAAATGGCACGCACAGTAGAACAAATTATTCGTGACAATGGAGCAGTACCAGCGACAATCGCTATTATTGATGGAAAAATTCGAGTTGGGTTATCAAACGAAGAGTTAGAAATGTTTGGTAGTTCAAAAGGTATCGCCAAAGTATCACGTCGTGATATGGCGGATGTATTAGCGTCTGGTAAATTAGGAGCAACAACTGTAGCAACAACGATGATTGGTGCAGAATTAGCGGGCATTAAATTTTTTGTTACCGGTGGTTTAGGAGGTGTTCATCGTGGTTGGGAAACAACGTTGGATATTTCTGCGGATATGGATGAATTTGCGCAAACAAATGTAACTGTCATTTGTGCTGGAGCGAAATCGATTTTAGATTTACCAGCAACTTTGGAATATTTAGAAACAAAAGGTGTACCAGTGATTGGTTACCAAACGAAAAATTTACCAGCGTTCTTTACGCGCGATAGCGGTTTGAAGTTGCCGTTAAGTGCAGATTCTTTAGAACACATTGCCAACATGATTCGTACGAAGTGGGAATTAGGTCTTGAAGGTGGTGTTGTGGTAGCTAACCCAATTCCAGTAGAACACGCAATGGATCCTGCTTACATTGATGGTATTATTGAAAAAGCTGTAAAAGAAGCTGAAGAACAAGGTATTGTCGGTAAAGATATTACACCGTTCTTATTGGGTAATATTGTTGAAAAAACAGGCGGTAAAAGCTTAGAAGCCAATATCAAATTGGTTGAAAACAATGCACGTGTCGGTGCGCAATTAGCCGTAGAATATTTTAAAAACAATGCATAAATGATAAAAAAAGCACGAAAAGCCCTAGATGAAAGGGCTTTTTTTGCATTTATATGAAAATATGATATAATCTAAAAATAAAAAATAAATCGTTCTTTATGGAGGAAACATGGAAAACAACGATTATGATAAAAATTTACATGATCAAGATACGGTAATTGATGAGCCTTGGTCATATCAATTTGAAAACGAAGAAGAAGAGCAAACAACACGTGCTTCACGTCATACAAAAACAAAAGAATCGGGATTATATAGTAAAATTATCTTTACTGTATTTGGATTAATTGTTGCTGTGATTGCTGTTTGGGCATTAATGCGCGGTTTGAATTTAATCGGTGGAACAAGTCAACAAGGTTCAACAACACCTGCAGTTCCAAAATTAGTTTTACAATCTCAAACCACGACAACAGCACCTTCATCAAAAGCAGATGAACAAAGTACATCAAGTACACAAGCTAATCAATCAAGCAGCACACAATCAACAACAAGTGCAACGAATAACGCAAGTACGCAAGGGACATATACCATTGTTTCTGGAGATAGCGCGTATTCAATCGCATCAAATCACGGCATGACCGTTTCAGAATTTTACGCATTGAATGGTTTTTCAGAATCAACATTGTTATTACCTGGACAAACTGTAAAAGTATCGTCAGGAAGCACAACATCAAGTCGTACAAATACGACAACACCTGCTACAAATAACACTAGTGTTGGAAGTTATACTATCCAATCTGGAGATTCTATTTATAGTATTGCTGAATCTCATGGTATGACCCCATCAGAGTTTAAACAATTGAATGGTTTAACCGATGATTCATTGTTATTGCCTGGTACTGTTGTGAAGGTAAATGTGAACTAATGATGAAGAAGTTAACGGTTGCAATAGATGGACCAGCTTCATCGGGAAAAAGTACAATTGCAAAATTAATTGCAAAAAAACACCAATTAATTTATTTAGATACGGGTGCGATGTATCGTTG
This window encodes:
- a CDS encoding winged helix-turn-helix transcriptional regulator — encoded protein: MNDNEQLVFELIKNNPFISQQEIADVVGLSRPAIANMISSLVKKGFILGKAYIVNRTETVVCIGAANVDKKIKTTHRLQPYTSNPVTSMTSIGGVCRNVAENLGRLGQEVVLISVAGNDSEWAYIKELSSPFMDTEAVVTIEGQSTGTYTALLDNDGEMYLGLADMSVYDALTPDVLSKQSQYLQQAKCIVMDLNCPKESIEYICSFAKKHEIPLILITVSEPKMERMPDDLSAVKCLITNVGETCAFFKTTLETDEDYERIVRQWQSLGVETVVLTQGAKRIIAANKAIHWYDVKALDGNQIADVTGAGDSFTAAFIDSYLNESHTMDDHVLAGMTNAYHTIQVYQTVRQNLTKDKLLEEIKEYRNE
- a CDS encoding pseudouridine-5'-phosphate glycosidase; protein product: MNKYIVLSQEVQEGMAKGLPVVALESTIISHGMPYPKNVEMARTVEQIIRDNGAVPATIAIIDGKIRVGLSNEELEMFGSSKGIAKVSRRDMADVLASGKLGATTVATTMIGAELAGIKFFVTGGLGGVHRGWETTLDISADMDEFAQTNVTVICAGAKSILDLPATLEYLETKGVPVIGYQTKNLPAFFTRDSGLKLPLSADSLEHIANMIRTKWELGLEGGVVVANPIPVEHAMDPAYIDGIIEKAVKEAEEQGIVGKDITPFLLGNIVEKTGGKSLEANIKLVENNARVGAQLAVEYFKNNA
- a CDS encoding LysM peptidoglycan-binding domain-containing protein — translated: MENNDYDKNLHDQDTVIDEPWSYQFENEEEEQTTRASRHTKTKESGLYSKIIFTVFGLIVAVIAVWALMRGLNLIGGTSQQGSTTPAVPKLVLQSQTTTTAPSSKADEQSTSSTQANQSSSTQSTTSATNNASTQGTYTIVSGDSAYSIASNHGMTVSEFYALNGFSESTLLLPGQTVKVSSGSTTSSRTNTTTPATNNTSVGSYTIQSGDSIYSIAESHGMTPSEFKQLNGLTDDSLLLPGTVVKVNVN